A section of the Bacillus pumilus genome encodes:
- a CDS encoding Ku protein has translation MHTVWKGGISFGLVNIPVKLFTATENKDIKLRQLHKECHTPINYKKVCANCGEEVAPEQIVKAYEYAKNKFIELDEEELEKLRKENEEKAVEIIDFVKIEEIDPIYYERSYFLSPDTGGAKAYSLLRKALEESGKIGVAKIMIRSKEQLAIVRCYEHILLMETIHFPDEIRQVSDVPNIPQEENIVKKELDTALLLIEQLTTTFDPAAYQDEYREQLMNLIGDKISGEHTVQPETTGKKDPASNVTDLMAALQASIDRSKPAKAKKAAPKKRKTPAKKEKNA, from the coding sequence ATGCATACGGTTTGGAAAGGCGGCATTAGCTTTGGGCTAGTCAATATTCCAGTGAAGCTGTTTACCGCTACAGAGAACAAAGATATTAAATTAAGACAGCTGCATAAAGAGTGTCACACGCCCATTAACTATAAAAAGGTTTGTGCCAACTGCGGGGAAGAGGTGGCACCAGAACAAATTGTAAAAGCGTACGAGTATGCAAAAAACAAATTCATTGAATTAGACGAGGAAGAGCTTGAAAAACTTCGAAAAGAAAATGAAGAAAAAGCCGTTGAAATCATTGATTTTGTGAAGATAGAGGAGATTGATCCAATCTATTATGAAAGAAGTTATTTTTTATCACCAGATACCGGCGGTGCGAAAGCATATTCATTATTAAGAAAAGCTTTAGAGGAATCGGGGAAAATTGGTGTGGCAAAGATTATGATCCGCTCAAAGGAGCAATTAGCGATCGTTAGGTGCTATGAACATATTTTGCTGATGGAAACCATTCATTTTCCAGATGAAATTAGACAAGTATCAGATGTACCGAATATCCCCCAAGAAGAAAACATTGTGAAAAAGGAGTTAGATACAGCCCTTCTTTTAATCGAACAGTTAACCACAACTTTTGATCCAGCAGCCTATCAGGATGAATACAGAGAACAGCTGATGAATTTAATCGGAGATAAAATATCTGGAGAACATACCGTTCAGCCAGAAACGACAGGTAAAAAAGATCCGGCATCCAATGTGACGGATTTAATGGCAGCTCTTCAGGCTTCAATCGATCGATCAAAACCAGCCAAAGCGAAAAAGGCAGCGCCTAAAAAAAGAAAAACACCAGCGAAAAAAGAAAAGAATGCATAA
- a CDS encoding DUF2188 domain-containing protein yields MPWTMNDYPASFQSLDRIIRKKALEIANKMIQEGYDESRAIPIAISQAKEWKKNATEKEIEDFTAHGSVTPSKDSSSARPELMDHAQHVVKHEEGWAVQTEKAKRASEIKETKQEAIDRAKEIASNKGTSVVIHSKDGNIQDVLKPQ; encoded by the coding sequence ATGCCTTGGACGATGAATGATTATCCGGCTTCATTTCAATCGTTAGACCGCATTATTCGAAAAAAAGCACTTGAGATTGCTAATAAAATGATACAGGAAGGCTATGACGAAAGTAGAGCCATTCCAATTGCAATCAGTCAAGCGAAAGAATGGAAAAAGAACGCAACGGAGAAAGAGATCGAGGATTTCACAGCTCATGGTTCTGTGACGCCATCTAAAGACAGCAGCTCCGCAAGACCAGAACTTATGGATCATGCGCAGCATGTCGTCAAACACGAAGAAGGCTGGGCGGTTCAAACAGAGAAAGCAAAACGAGCAAGTGAGATCAAAGAAACGAAACAAGAAGCAATCGACCGGGCAAAGGAGATTGCCTCTAATAAAGGGACTTCCGTTGTTATCCATAGCAAAGATGGGAACATTCAAGACGTGTTAAAACCGCAATAA